A genomic region of Arachis stenosperma cultivar V10309 chromosome 9, arast.V10309.gnm1.PFL2, whole genome shotgun sequence contains the following coding sequences:
- the LOC130950121 gene encoding protein FAR1-RELATED SEQUENCE 5-like translates to MSRNEDDVKNDFDNYLGDDFDYQPNAEDDAEDEDVDSLDSTSKSEEVYGVKRIADLMVEDIWNLEFRTEDEACQFYNAYSCWHGFIMRKDDVVRNNQGRIISRQLVCNKEGWRNMRWKVSCFVESHNHDLTPPQFAHLVPANRRLTVTDKVQVENLHNFGVKTCHIMGYIAFQKGGYRHAGFTRKDLYNHIDRYRRSKVKNGDANAAINYLIGKSNNNPLFFGKYTFTSDERLEHIFWADGQSIIDYHYFGDIVAFDSTYKKNK, encoded by the exons ATGTCAAGAAATGAGGATGATGTCAAGAAtgattttgataattatttGGGTGATGATTTTGATTATCAACCGAATGCAGAAGATGATGCTGAAGACGAAGATGTGGATTCGCTAGATTCTACTAGCAAGAGTGAAGAAGTTTATGGTGTAAAAAGAATAGCAGATTTAATGGTGGAGGATATTTGGAACCTGGAGTTTAGGACAGAGGATGAAGCTTGCCAATTTTATAATGCTTATTCTTGTTGGCATGGATTTATAATGAGGAAGGACGACGTGGTTAGGAATAATCAAGGTAGAATCATTAGCAGGCAACTTGTTTGCAACAAAGAGGGCTGGAGGAATATGAG ATGGAAGGTATCGTGTTTTGTGGAATCTCACAACCACGATCTGACGCCACCACAATTTGCGCATCTGGTTCCGGCCAATCGTCGTCTCACTGTCACTGATAAAGTCCAAGTGGAAAATCTTCATAATTTTGGTGTCAAGACCTGTCATATTATGGGTTATATTGCGTTCCAGAAGGGTGGATATCGTCATGCTGGCTTCACACGCAAAGATTTGTACAACCACATTGATCGTTATCGTCGGTCAAAAGTTAAAAACGGGGATGCCAATGCGGCAATAAACTATTTGATTGGCAAGTCAAACAACAATCCGCTGTTCTTTGGAAAGTATACGTTCACTAGTGACGAAAGACTCGAGCATATTTTTTGGGCAGATGGGCAGTCAATTATCGACTATCACTATTTTGGAGATATTGTTGCCTTTGATTCAACCTACaagaagaataaataa